A DNA window from Capnocytophaga sp. ARDL2 contains the following coding sequences:
- the metG gene encoding methionine--tRNA ligase — translation MITNPKRYTITAALPYTNGPIHIGHLAGVYVPADIYARFLRLKGKDVAFICGSDEHGVAISMKAKKEGITPQQVIDKYNKIINDSFAEFGISFDNYSRTSAEIHHKTASEFFRKLYDEGKFIEQTTEQLYDAEANQFLADRFVTGTCPKCSNDGAYGDQCEKCGTSLNATDLINPKSTITGSTPVLKSTKHWFLPLDQYDAFLREWILEGHKNDWKPNVYGQVKSWLDDGLKPRAVTRDLDWGIDVPVEGGDGKKLYVWFDAPIGYISSTKEWATKVGKDWEPYWKSEDTKLVHFIGKDNIVFHCVIFPAMLKAEGSYILPDNVPSNEFLNLEGNKLSTSKNWAVWLDEYLVDFPEKQDVLRYVLTANAPETKDNDFTWKDYQARNNNELVAIFGNFINRVVVLSNKYYDGVIPTPNEFTEVDKQVLEELKGYPAQIENSIERYRFREALGEMMNVARLGNKYLADEEPWKIIKTDPERVKTQMFVALQIAAALSTLAEPFLPFTAAKLKKMLAIDTPISWESIATTEQLIAPAHKIGTAELLFAKIEDEEIQKQIDRLEAKKIANAAEAKQVEPQKEIAQFEDFAKIDLRVGTIIEAEKMPKANKLLVMKVDTGIDVRTIVSGIAEHFTPEEIIGKQVTVLVNLAPRKLRGVESEGMLLLTETKEGKLVFVNPETEGVYNGAMIG, via the coding sequence ATGATTACAAATCCAAAAAGATATACCATTACAGCGGCTTTGCCTTATACCAACGGACCTATCCACATTGGGCATTTGGCTGGAGTGTATGTTCCTGCCGATATTTATGCGAGATTTTTACGCCTAAAAGGAAAAGATGTTGCCTTTATTTGTGGTAGCGACGAGCATGGAGTGGCTATTTCTATGAAAGCCAAAAAAGAAGGAATTACTCCTCAACAAGTGATTGACAAATACAACAAAATCATCAATGATTCGTTTGCAGAATTTGGGATTTCGTTTGACAATTATTCGCGTACTTCGGCGGAGATTCACCACAAAACAGCTTCTGAATTTTTCAGAAAATTGTACGACGAAGGAAAGTTTATTGAACAAACCACCGAACAATTGTACGATGCAGAAGCCAATCAATTTTTGGCAGATCGCTTCGTAACAGGTACTTGTCCAAAATGTAGCAACGATGGTGCTTACGGAGACCAATGCGAAAAATGTGGTACTTCGCTCAATGCCACGGATTTAATCAATCCAAAATCGACAATTACAGGAAGTACACCTGTACTGAAATCAACTAAACACTGGTTTTTGCCTTTAGATCAATACGATGCGTTTTTGCGTGAATGGATTTTGGAAGGTCATAAAAACGACTGGAAACCCAATGTATATGGTCAGGTAAAATCTTGGCTCGACGACGGTTTAAAGCCTCGTGCTGTAACTCGCGATTTGGATTGGGGAATTGATGTGCCAGTAGAGGGGGGCGATGGAAAAAAATTATATGTGTGGTTCGACGCTCCAATTGGATACATTTCTTCAACCAAAGAATGGGCCACGAAAGTTGGTAAAGATTGGGAACCTTATTGGAAATCAGAGGACACGAAATTAGTGCATTTCATCGGCAAAGACAATATTGTATTCCACTGTGTGATTTTCCCTGCAATGTTGAAAGCAGAAGGAAGTTATATTTTGCCAGACAATGTACCATCAAATGAATTTTTAAATTTGGAAGGAAATAAACTTTCGACTTCAAAAAATTGGGCAGTTTGGTTGGATGAATATTTGGTAGATTTTCCAGAAAAACAAGATGTTTTGCGTTATGTTTTAACGGCAAATGCACCAGAAACCAAAGACAACGATTTTACTTGGAAAGATTATCAAGCCAGAAACAACAACGAATTGGTGGCTATTTTCGGAAATTTCATCAACCGAGTGGTGGTGCTTTCCAATAAATATTACGACGGAGTAATTCCAACGCCAAACGAATTTACCGAAGTTGATAAACAAGTGTTGGAGGAATTGAAAGGGTATCCAGCACAAATCGAAAATTCTATCGAAAGATACCGTTTTAGAGAAGCCTTGGGCGAAATGATGAATGTGGCTCGTTTGGGTAACAAATATTTGGCAGACGAAGAGCCTTGGAAAATCATCAAAACCGACCCAGAGCGTGTGAAAACTCAAATGTTTGTAGCCTTGCAAATTGCGGCAGCACTTTCTACTTTGGCAGAACCATTTTTGCCATTTACCGCTGCTAAATTGAAAAAAATGTTGGCAATCGATACGCCTATTTCTTGGGAAAGTATTGCAACAACCGAGCAATTGATTGCTCCTGCTCATAAAATAGGTACAGCGGAATTGTTGTTTGCAAAAATCGAAGATGAAGAAATCCAAAAACAAATCGACCGATTGGAAGCTAAAAAAATTGCCAATGCCGCCGAAGCAAAACAAGTAGAACCACAAAAAGAAATAGCTCAATTTGAAGATTTTGCAAAAATAGATTTACGTGTAGGTACAATTATCGAAGCCGAAAAAATGCCAAAAGCCAATAAATTATTGGTAATGAAAGTGGACACAGGTATCGATGTACGCACCATAGTTTCGGGTATTGCCGAGCATTTTACCCCAGAGGAAATCATCGGAAAACAAGTAACCGTATTGGTAAACTTAGCTCCAAGAAAATTGCGAGGAGTAGAAAGCGAAGGAATGCTTTTGCTCACCGAAACCAAAGAAGGAAAATTGGTTTTTGTAAACCCAGAAACAGAAGGCGTTTACAACGGGGCAATGATTGGATAA
- a CDS encoding S41 family peptidase yields MNRNYFAPTLFVGLFLGIFIGFFGFKYYSKIQAKSNLRNTKIEKLLKLIEKEYVDNVNTDSIIDLTVNNILSQLDPHSTYISKSEIEDTQNLMKGSFVGIGINYYMLNDTLAIVKPLEGGPSAKAGLKAGDRILQVNGNSIADGSFSNDSIVALLKGQRNSSVSMKIFRKKNKETFDVHLKRDEVPIKSVDAGLKINDSLGYIKINRFSETTYTEFEQSLKALTKEQINSLVLDLRDNTGGYVEPAVKIANQFLDKNDTIVKTINKQGNAKITIASSKGLFTQGKLYILINENTASASEIIAGAIQDNDRGTIIGRRSYGKGLVQREMTLGDGSAVRLTVARYFTPSGRSIQKPYKEYNNKYSAELSQRFVHGELYDTDKRYIDDSLKFKTKKGKIVYGGGGIVPDIYVESFTKHGEDAIQLLMKTSLVSYYVFEQIEKERAYLEKKKYLEIAELIYKNSKYFNELKVYLKESGLTFNLDKHKDRILFYLAAEYINQLFSDKEYYSWMLTQDQMIDKVVKR; encoded by the coding sequence ATGAATAGAAATTACTTTGCTCCCACTTTGTTTGTTGGACTCTTTTTAGGGATTTTTATAGGATTTTTTGGATTTAAGTACTACTCAAAAATTCAAGCAAAATCCAATTTACGAAATACTAAAATTGAAAAACTACTCAAACTTATCGAAAAAGAATATGTGGACAATGTCAATACCGATTCGATTATCGATTTGACAGTCAATAATATTTTATCTCAACTCGATCCTCATTCTACCTACATCAGCAAAAGCGAAATCGAAGATACGCAAAACTTGATGAAGGGAAGTTTTGTAGGTATTGGGATCAATTACTATATGCTCAACGATACTTTGGCAATTGTAAAACCTTTGGAAGGTGGTCCTTCTGCCAAAGCAGGTCTGAAAGCAGGTGATCGCATATTGCAAGTAAATGGTAACTCCATTGCTGATGGTTCGTTTTCCAATGATTCAATTGTGGCATTGCTTAAAGGTCAGCGAAATTCGTCAGTTTCGATGAAAATATTCCGCAAGAAAAATAAAGAAACTTTTGATGTACATCTCAAACGTGATGAAGTGCCTATCAAAAGTGTGGATGCGGGCTTGAAAATCAATGATTCGTTGGGGTATATCAAGATCAACCGTTTTTCAGAAACTACCTATACGGAATTTGAGCAATCGTTAAAAGCACTGACCAAAGAACAAATCAATTCGTTGGTATTGGATTTACGCGATAATACCGGAGGCTATGTAGAACCTGCGGTAAAAATTGCCAATCAATTCCTCGATAAAAACGATACAATCGTAAAAACCATCAATAAACAAGGAAATGCAAAAATCACAATTGCCTCTTCCAAAGGTTTGTTTACGCAAGGAAAATTGTATATACTCATCAATGAAAATACAGCCTCTGCCAGCGAAATCATTGCAGGAGCTATTCAGGACAACGACAGAGGAACTATCATCGGTCGTCGCTCGTATGGAAAGGGATTGGTACAGAGAGAAATGACTTTGGGTGATGGATCGGCAGTACGCCTTACCGTGGCGAGGTATTTTACACCATCGGGGCGTTCGATTCAAAAGCCTTATAAGGAATACAACAATAAATATTCGGCTGAACTTTCTCAGCGTTTTGTACACGGAGAATTGTACGATACAGACAAACGCTATATCGATGACAGTTTGAAATTCAAGACCAAAAAAGGAAAAATTGTCTATGGAGGAGGAGGAATTGTACCCGATATTTATGTAGAATCTTTTACCAAACACGGCGAAGATGCGATTCAGCTATTAATGAAAACCTCTTTGGTGAGTTATTATGTTTTCGAACAAATTGAAAAAGAACGAGCGTATTTGGAAAAGAAAAAATATCTTGAAATAGCTGAATTAATTTACAAAAATTCAAAGTATTTCAATGAATTAAAAGTTTATCTGAAAGAAAGTGGTCTGACTTTCAACCTTGATAAACACAAAGATCGTATTCTGTTTTACCTTGCTGCCGAATACATCAATCAATTGTTTTCAGACAAAGAATATTACAGTTGGATGCTCACCCAAGACCAAATGATTGATAAAGTAGTGAAGAGGTAG
- a CDS encoding cytidine/deoxycytidylate deaminase family protein, with protein sequence MSHLNETKIARYDKAYLRIALEWAKLSYCTRRKVGAIIVKNGTIISDGYNGTPSGFENCCEDDNGVTKWYVLHAEANAILKVSKSTQSCMDATLYITTSPCKDCSKLILQAGIVRVVYMDNYKDNAGIDFLQKAGVEVMQISQLD encoded by the coding sequence ATGAGTCATCTGAATGAAACAAAAATAGCCAGGTACGACAAAGCCTATTTACGCATTGCCCTTGAATGGGCAAAACTCTCGTATTGTACACGCAGAAAAGTAGGTGCAATCATCGTAAAAAATGGTACCATCATTTCTGATGGATACAACGGTACGCCCTCTGGTTTTGAAAACTGCTGTGAAGACGATAATGGCGTAACCAAATGGTATGTGTTGCACGCCGAAGCCAATGCCATACTCAAAGTGTCCAAATCCACTCAGTCGTGTATGGATGCGACGCTTTATATCACGACTTCTCCTTGCAAAGATTGTAGCAAATTGATTTTACAAGCAGGCATCGTGCGTGTGGTGTATATGGACAATTATAAAGACAATGCTGGTATCGACTTTTTGCAAAAAGCAGGGGTAGAGGTAATGCAAATTTCACAATTAGATTGA